ACAGCAAAGTAATTACTTGTGCCCGTATGCCTATGATTGATACATAGCATGTGGCCGAGACAAAAACCAGTTTTAATAAACACCTACAAATACAAACAAGGCCAAAGGGGAAGGGGActtaagagaaagagagagagagagagagagagagagagagagagagagagagagaggggaggggataTGGGATGGTACTATGGTGTGGTATTGTTGTTGCGGTGTATGTATTGGTGGTGTGGTGCGGGTGTGGGGAGGGGTGGGGGAGTGGCGGGAAACCCCAATAATTCCTGCCCCGCCCTGCCCGTTTTGTAAATCCGGGCAGGGGGGGCGGGCCCCCCACCCTGCCCCTGCCCCTGCCCCCCTGGGAAAACCGTTGAGCCTTCGCTGTTCGGTCGCTTTCTCTTCTCATGCATGCCCCAGAGTAAGacacatactctctctctctctctctctctctctctagatctctctctagatccccctctctctctctctctctctctctctccttctctccccctctctctctctctctctctctctctctctctctagagagatgtggggacacaaaaaaaaagaaaaagttttacTTTACTGGAAAGGATAGCACCGTTGGatggacctggtccaccataAATCATTCTCGAAAAATGCaatctctttatttatttattagagaTACTTAAgtgtaaaattataaagtaatgCTACCTGTTACGCTCGCGTGTAACGTTTTACATTCTACTTATCGGACATATTCGAGTAATCTTATCATTTATNCTCTTCCCCACATTCTTTATGCTCCTCCTTACTGACAAAAGGCCCCAAAATTCCCATCCCTCAAGGATTCTTAGGCTTCACTAGGCACTTCCTCATTTAGGTGATGGCAATCCCAAAAGGGTTGGCACCAATTACTCAAAAAAAGCCCCTTACCCACTTGTCAACTCCTTTTGTCCCCACCCCCTCTCCGATCTCTCCCATTTATTATTAAACTATGAATCATTCGCTTTTACTGAACATGGTTGAGAGGAAAAACCaagtagctagctagctagctagctaggcgCCTACTAAAGCCAAATGCCTGTGCTACCGCAGTTACCATTACAGCAAAGTAATTACTTGTGCCCGTATGCCTATGATTGATACATAGCATGTGGCCGAGACAAAAACCAGTTTTAATAAACACCTACAAATACAAACAAGGCCAAAGGGGAAGGGGGGGActtaagagaaagagagagagagagagagagaggggaggggataTGGGATGGTACTATGGTGTGGTATTGTTGTTGCGGTGTATGTATTGGTGCATGGTGTGGTGCGGGTGTGGGGAGGGGTGGGGGAGTGGCGGGAAACCCCAATAATTCCTGCCCCGCCCTGCCCGTTTTGTAAATCCGGGCAGGGGGGGCGGGCCCCCCACCCTGCCCCTGCCCCTGCCCCCCTGGGAAAACCGTTGAGCCTTCGCTGTTCGGTCGCTTTCTCTTCTCATGCATGCCCCAGAGTAAGacacatactctctctctctctctctctctctctctctagatctctctctagatccccctctctctctctctctctccttctctctctctctctctctctctctagagagatgtggggacacaaaaaaaagaaaagttttactTTACTGGAAAGGATAGCACCGTTGGatggacctggtccaccataAATCATTCTCGAAAAATGCaatctctttatttatttattagagaTATTTAAgtgtaaaattataaagtaatgCTACCTGTTACGCTCGCGTGTAACGTTTTACATTCTACTTATCCGCATATTCGAGTAAtcttatcatttatttttaatactaaaaatttaaaaaatatatgaattttaaaataggtGAGGAGTGAGATGTATACATCgatatacatatacaaatagtattttattaacTTTAAATATTCGTTATATATAGTCtacaatattttagaaaaaaaaaattattacataatttttcgtgtatatagaaaatattatgTCTAGGTGTTACTTAGGTTTCAATCCATTTTTTCGTAGATAGATCGTTTAATCATTATAATCACATAATTATAGCTAGTAGTCTAAATTTTAAGGTCATTGGTTGACTTAAGACCTATTTGGCATGTTCTCCCTTATTAGGGTATTAAGCATTGGGCACGAATAATCTTTAATCTTAGCAGAGTATTTCATaagctgaaatttttttaaaaaaaaaaacctaaaggATTTGATACAATTAGAAGCATAAATAAGGTAATATTTTATGAAACAACGTCAGCATTATGCTCTAGATATGTTTGTTGCATAAACAAGGTGGAGATGAGTAAAGTAATTTTTGACGAAAAATGTTTACTTTTGTTGTCCAAAATAACATAATTGACTTGGGCCCATTATAGATCGAAGTCAATTacgaccaaaaaaaaaaaaaaaaaaaagaaaaaaaaaaaaaaaaaaaacctcttatTCTTTTAGCTTTTACGCCACTTACTTCTTATAAACAAacagcaaaattgaaaaaacaaaCTTCAACTCCTCTGCTATCCAATCAAACAACAAACGAGAAATAATTCTTGTATGAACTCTAGTTCATTAATTTGAAAGTCTATTTGTACGCGAGCTTAATAATTAACTTTTGGTGAGAGGAAAAGGCCCAAGAATAGAGCTAAACAGAACACCGGTGAACCCGGTTCAAGCAACGACTTGTCGTACGAAGTGGCACAGTAATTTACTATGCCCTCTCCAATGGGTGCTGTTTAGAGTTTTTGGAAGCGGAGCACAAAACTGCTGAGGcggctgcagctgctgctgtttGCTGCTTGCTGCGGCAGCAGTAGCAGGCGCTGCTATCATGCGCTAGAAAAGTACTGAGATCACCAGCTGTCTCCATGCCGCTCCCAACGTGCTTCATTTATTAATAATAGCTGCAGCGCCACTGTTTTAGATCGATGCTTCATCTTTCCCCGTCGATCCATCCCCTTTTCACCcgcttaataataataataataataataacaacaacattGCTGGTAAGAAGAGATCGATGTGTGGAGAATTGTATGCTTTGtgagaataaattaattaattaattaattattcaaccgaaaaaaaaaaaaaaaaaaagcgtttgTATGGTGGCACGTGTCGAGAGAACGGGTCGTTGCTGGTGTCGTCTACTGCGTTGTTAGCGAGACAAGTGGGATGTTAAATAAACGGGGCTCTGATCTGTTCATGTACGGACCGATGCAATAATAACagtaaagaagaaaagagtCAGTGCTGCTAATTTCAATACGTATGGATATGTTACTTTTTTAAGTCTTGAGCATTTGGTCTTTGTAACAATATATACCTTTTCAACAGAGAAAACCAAGTTGCCATGGCAAAAAAAGACCTAATAAAAAATCCTAATTTCCACATTGAAGATTTAGTAAAATAGGCCGTGTAAATTGGACCATAATATTAAAATAGACACAAGGTAGGATTAATTTGTTGTCTAATAACGAGAGACAGTAATAATGAGATGGGGGCAGGGGGAGTGCACTGTACCTGATGATTTCCCTTTCTGTTGGGCTAAGCCAGACCATTAGCGCATGCTACGGGGTTTTGTCCCTGTGTGGGCCTAGCTGTAGATTAGAGCCCACTAAAGAGCACCACTAAAGGATTCGACCTAAGTTAAACTTTGTACTTTGTGGGGATAATAGGATCAATCATTTATCAGGATTGGATAATAATTCCAGAAGAATACACAACTCATTGTCAAAGCAAACTAGATCAATCCTCTTTTGTTGATCATTGGAGAAGTGATTTGTTTGTTCACATGAAGAGCATTTTGCATTACAAGGAAGAAAAAGGCTTCAAAGTCCAAGATACCAGACGAGTACTGGGGAAAGCTTCAATATAAAGTTATAAACACGGTAATAACAATAATGACCCAAGTGAGAAAGGGGAAGCACGAATCCAATTCTAGGCCCATGAGAAGGGCCCACATAAAGTTACACTGCAGAAATAAGTATGGACGGGTTTTGCCTAACTGAAGCTTCTAAAGAAGTGATACTTTAGCAGAGCTGCTATTCAAAGTAGCAGTAACAGCTTTCGAGTGAAAAAGTCTCCCCCAGTTACTTGCTGAATTGCCTATTTCATCTTCCCGCCCCAACAAGAGCTTCATACTTGTTGTTGCCTAATGGCTATTGCCTATCTACATGATGGAGAAGCTATACCAGATGTGTCCTCCCACTTTCCACTATTCTAACCCTAATATGCTTAATGCCCTTTAACTTCTTTGACCTAactaccacccaaaatgcttagcAAAGTTAAGaaatttagccctattatatttcatatataaaaattaccCCAAATTCTATACCCCCAATTCTATGGGTGTCACACCAAAAGCATCACCAAACAAGCGAAATTTCAGAGTTCTCTTCTTTGATCACTTCACTATAGCTCGTGCGATACCTCTACCTTCTCTTCCATACTACAGTTAGGACATTTCCAATGAAGCTACTTCCTATCTTAATCTTCCAACACAACACAATTTAGATTAGAATTTCACTGTGATCTTCAATTTAACTGCTTACAGTTCGAGGAAGCACAATATAAAGAGATTATCCTACAGGGTTATGCAAAGGTAGCACTTGCAATCTATCCATCAGTCCATACACATTTACCGATTGGGAAATACTTTCACACAGTTTTGCTtatcacataaaaatttttaatcgcCTCTTGACAACATGAATCTTTATTAATTAGATGTAGCTAACCCTTCCTATACATTTGAATAAAGAAAACCATTGTTCTGTTTGCCGTGCATTGTGTGGAACCGTATGTTTGTGAATACCTAGGGCGACCTCAAGACGATCAACACAATATCCAGAATAGTTGAACAAGAAAGGCAGTGAATGAGTCAAGACAGTCAATACAATATCCAGAATAGTAGGACAAGAAGGGTTGTAAATAATCTGAAAAATATACAGAGATTAATCTCTTATTTATGTGGCATATAGAGGGTTCTATTTCCCTTCGTGCATGCAAGCATCCTACACAGAATATAAGCATTCATATTAACAGCGTAATAGTACTGCAAATTATGACAAAAGACCACATGGAAGCATAAAAATGCATAGGgttaaatgtataaataatctCTCTGCCATCCTGCTAATGCAACTTGTCCTTTGTACTTTGATGAACTTTCACATCTAATGTACTTTAGTCcctaacaacaaaaaaaaagggggggaaaatcTAAACCTTTTGTTGTAAAACGACTATCTGAAGTAAATTGAAATGAGTAGTCATTTAAAGCAGCAAAATAGTTATCTCATAAGacaaatcagatttttttttttttttttgctggttAGGAACTAAATTGTAATGTATGTGAAAGTCCAAGGACTTGAGTGTTTTGAGTTAAAAAGACAGACTAAATCACAGTATCAGGATATCACAGGAGTGTCTATACATTTTGCCCAAATGCATGTCACAACCCAAAGAGGTAAACGTCTTTATTAAGGTACCTGCAACACAAGTGGGAAAGATCATTCCCAGTTTAAGAGCTGTTCAGTGATGAAAGCTCCTCCTTACTCACATGCTCCCACTCCAACGATGGGTTGCTAGAATCACCTGCAAAAGCTTGTCTTCCCTGGTGCCTATCAGAAAAGTAGGACCCAAAAAGTGGGCAGGCCTCTGTTGCAGGAGTTCCACTTGTAGATGCAAGCCATGTATAGTTTGGCCAAATTCCTCTTTCCTCAGAGTAAGTTGTATTTAGGTGGTTGATATTATCATCCACTAGTGAACTAATGTTTTGCTGTTCAGCATCACCATGTGCCTGCTGGTTCTGCCGCACACtatccaaattgaaaaattggcAAAGCTTTTGATTCTCATCTCCACAGTTGGGATTCGGGTTATCAATTCGTCCTCTTAAAATTCTTAATCTGGCCATAACAGAAGCATCAACCTCATCTTCCCTCTTTACAGTTAATTCAGAATTTTGGTTGTAGTTGCTTGCCCCCAAAGAATTTACAGCTTCAGGCCGTCCTTTAAGAATGTCCAAGCTACCCGTTATAGAAGCTTCTACCTCATCAGCGTTCTTAATGTTCCATTCATCGAACTCTTTCACGTGATATTTTGGTTTAGTAGCATTTCCATTGTCCGAAAGTAAGCTGTGTACAGTTTCTTTTGTTTCCGATGGGTGCTCCTCCTCGCAATCAGGATTTGAATAATCAATTCGTGCTTTAAGGACTTTTAGTCTGGCCATAACAGCAGCATCAGCCTCATCTAACCTGTCTTCATATACCTTCTGAGGTAACTCATAGCTACACTCACCACAAGAATTTATATTATCAACCCGTCCGTTTAGTACTCTGTATCTAGCCATGACCGAAACATCTATCTCATCTTGAGGTCGCCTCTTGCTGCTTCCACCTCCATCAGTCTTCAAGGTTGAGTATTCGAAGTTACCATCTGGTGTATTCATAGAATTTAGGCTTATTAATCTGGTCACTTCATCTGAAGGCTTAACATCATCTGAGGGGTCACTAGAATTCACTGCAACGCAAATTTATCAAGGTTAGCAGCCATGAAAGTCAGAAGGCAATGAACCAAAATACGGACCTTTTTGTTGGAGCTTGGCACTTCCCGTCTTAAGCTTCATGCGAGCAAGTTCATATTTCATGGAACATAATGCAACCTCTGCCTCAATCCATAGATTCTTATACAAAAGTGTACAAGCATCTCCCTCCTGCTCAAAAGGACTTTCCTCTGGAAGCTTATCAAGGGCCTGCCAACGAGTAAAACACACAACATGCTTGTTAAACTATAGAAAATCTTCCATAGtttagataaaatagaattatGTCAAGAGTCCGAGACTCACCTGTAAAATGCTTTTCCTAAGATTTGTATCAACAATTCCAGGAATAGAGTGAAGAGACTTATCATCATTTTCAGCGCACACAATAGGATCTATCTTTGCTTTCATTTCAGGGGAGCTTCTATTGTCGCTCACTTTAGCACCATCTTCTGCCTTCAGTTCAACCTGATGTTGGACAGAAGGAAACATCATAAGAGTATAACAAGTTAACAGCCAACATCAGAGACaatatagttttctttttccgaGAAAAATAAGACACGATTACCGCTATTCCCAGCACTTGAGTTTACCCTCACCACATGCACATAGTGAAGGAAGAAAGTAATATGATCGAATAGGAAACCAATTTATTTACACAGATCAAACGAATGTATCAAGAAACTACAGTGAAAAAAATCATCAAGATAATAACATTAAAAGATGGAACTGTAgtgacacaaaaaaaaaattccgtaGGTAATCATGGAGTGGCAATTTGCAATCACAAATCATATTCAATGCATTTTCAGAACGAGATTTTCTGTCAAGTGCTGCAAACAAacatacaaaaagaaagaatagcAAGCTGGGAGGTAGTATAGACTGGAAAATTTTGCATCTATTTCTAATAATTCCGTACCACATATAAGTACCAAAATCATAGCTTTGTGGGGACATCATAATAAAGAAAGCCCTCAGTAATGGGAGAATGTATTTTGCCTTGCCTAAAATAGTCTTGCCTATGCTTACAATCATTGCAGTTACTTAATTTTCGGTTCTGAAAGTTAGGAGTATAATTGACACAAATTGAAACTTTTAGTCATGTGGAACAATGTAAAAGATCAATCGAGTAGTAAATGTAAGAGTATAAGAATTTCTTACATTTTTTACTTTGGCAATATAAGATTTAAGATTTTCTATTACTGATTGCAGAAGCTCATGATCAGATCCCCTCAGTTTATACCCATTTCTTGACGTGGACAAAAGCATTCGTGACAAATTATGCAGTGAGGTAAGAAGAAGTGGAATATCTTCCCCAGAATCTGTACAGTTGCCAGCAACGTCAGAAGAGTCTACAGCTTCAGGCTTTCTGCGGGGAATTGCAACTTCAGAAGGAGAAATTTTCATGGTTTTATCTCTATCAGCACTAGGATCAGATAAACTATCCATCGCTGCTTCTTGTTGAGTTCTCTCTGAGCAAATTAGACCATCAGCCATTACTTTGTTATTTGCTGACGAAACTTTCTCATCTTCGTTTGGTTGTATCACACAACCCTCTGGCTCGGAATCAGTAGTTACATATTTCATTGCTCCATTAGGTGGATTTTCAGGAATGCCTGTAATGTGATCAGCCTTCTTAATCCCAGCCTCAGCACATCTCGAGTTAACATCTTTTCCATCCACAGATTGTTGACATTTACCATGCAAGTTAACACCTGAAGAGTACTCAACTGGGAAAAGATCATTCTGTTTATCCTTGCAAGTTGAACTTCCAACGTGTGGAGTAGATGGAGTCTGTAAAAAGTTGATAGTAGCTTGAAGATTCTTTTGACCTTGCTGCAAATCACTGAAGCTAGATTGACCCTTTGCAAATTTATCTGAATGTTCCTCTACCCCAATATCCAATGGATAATGATGTGAAGATGGAGCTCCCTTCCAACATGGTGAGTCCACAGAAAGGTTCTGTTGATCAAGTGAGTCCGATGAAATTTGCTCTGAAATATGAGGTTCAGCTGTATCATATTCGCCGCTGGCAAAGCTATGTTTCAGCTGTATACTACTCACCTTAATCCCATGAACTGAATCATTGCTTACAGTATAACACCCTTTTATAGGCGGACTACTGATAGTAGCACTATTGTCTCGCTTCATATTGTTAGCACCTATGCTCCAATAAGAATAATTGCCTTCCATGTTTTCATGAGTTCTTGATTCCTTCTGCTCACCTGAGACACAATCAAAGTAATCCAAATTGATTCTACACGGATTTGCATGTTGAATGGTGGAAAATGCAGCTTCTGAGATACCGCAATCTGTCGATGAAACAGTTTCCCCTGCTTGATCATACAGTGGAGTTAAGGTAATAGATGCTGCAGGCAGTTTATAAGACATTTGATCTGTTGAAGAGGAAGCAAGTTGAGAGACGTAGTAGTCATAAGTGGAATTTGAATTGAACTTCTTGCAAGCTTCTGCTGCTCGAGGTGGGTCTAGTGATGAAGAACTAGGTATTCTATTTAACAATGAACTAGAATCCAGGAATGACGATCCAAACCCATAAGTTGGCAGATACTTCTCATCTAGCCATTGTAAGCTTTCTGGTTGGAAGTGATTTTCTCTTGCAAAGGAACTAACATATTTTCCAGATTGTACAAGTGGATCTTC
This genomic window from Ananas comosus cultivar F153 linkage group 3, ASM154086v1, whole genome shotgun sequence contains:
- the LOC109707349 gene encoding uncharacterized protein LOC109707349 isoform X2, which translates into the protein MIPFSGGGGGAASSGGRRRPLPPLPPLASSLSPLAPPFTVDRPLPFDPNPHAPTAPTAPGLYSLPPLSAAAAPSPQLAPPSAGYRFSAGAGVVEADPYYPSYSPSSNCSSEPLPGFEGFWRVGSSPWDRPLEGERARGGDESSSWIDPSPNFQFSPFHGVAAAAAAVVSEGSRASEDPLVQSGKYVSSFARENHFQPESLQWLDEKYLPTYGFGSSFLDSSSLLNRIPSSSSLDPPRAAEACKKFNSNSTYDYYVSQLASSSTDQMSYKLPAASITLTPLYDQAGETVSSTDCGEQKESRTHENMEGNYSYWSIGANNMKRDNSATISSPPIKGCYTVSNDSVHGIKVSSIQLKHSFASGEYDTAEPHISEQISSDSLDQQNLSVDSPCWKGAPSSHHYPLDIGVEEHSDKFAKGQSSFSDLQQGQKNLQATINFLQTPSTPHVGSSTCKDKQNDLFPVEYSSGVNLHGKCQQSVDGKDVNSRCAEAGIKKADHITGIPENPPNGAMKYVTTDSEPEGCVIQPNEDEKVSSANNKVMADGLICSERTQQEAAMDSLSDPSADRDKTMKISPSEVAIPRRKPEAVDSSDVAGNCTDSGEDIPLLLTSLHNLSRMLLSTSRNGYKLRGSDHELLQSVIENLKSYIAKVKNVELKAEDGAKVSDNRSSPEMKAKIDPIVCAENDDKSLHSIPGIVDTNLRKSILQALDKLPEESPFEQEGDACTLLYKNLWIEAEVALCSMKYELARMKLKTGSAKLQQKVNSSDPSDDVKPSDEVTRLISLNSMNTPDGNFEYSTLKTDGGGSSKRRPQDEIDVSVMARYRVLNGRVDNINSCGECSYELPQKVYEDRLDEADAAVMARLKVLKARIDYSNPDCEEEHPSETKETVHSLLSDNGNATKPKYHVKEFDEWNIKNADEVEASITGSLDILKGRPEAVNSLGASNYNQNSELTVKREDEVDASVMARLRILRGRIDNPNPNCGDENQKLCQFFNLDSVRQNQQAHGDAEQQNISSLVDDNINHLNTTYSEERGIWPNYTWLASTSGTPATEACPLFGSYFSDRHQGRQAFAGDSSNPSLEWEHVSKEELSSLNSS